A genomic window from Micromonospora ferruginea includes:
- the lysA gene encoding diaminopimelate decarboxylase: MRAHEAGALHGDIGNRGPAWLRTPVDVNSLVPQLWPRHVARGPAGALTVAGLDVRDLAAEFGTPAYLLDEDDLRERCREFRAAFPDADVYYAGKAFLCRAVVRMIAEEGMFLDVCTGGELATALSAGMPPERIGFHGNNKSVAELTRAVDAGVGRIIVDSSTEIDRLTALARERGVRPRVLLRVTVGVEAHTHEFIATAHEDQKFGFSLAGGAAAAAAFRILDEDALELRGLHSHIGSQIFDASGFEVSARRVLALQAQIRDARGVELPELDLGGGFGIAYTTQDDPASPHDLAKRLRKIVDGECAAENLAVPHLSVEPGRAIVGPAVLTLYQVGTVKELDGLRTYVSVDGGMSDNIRTALYDASYSATVANRASDAEPMLARVVGKHCESGDIVVKDEFLPADVQPGDLVAVPGTGAYCRSMASNYNHVPRPPVVAVRDGSARVIVRRETEDDLLALDVG, from the coding sequence ATGCGCGCCCATGAGGCCGGTGCGCTGCACGGCGACATCGGCAACCGGGGGCCGGCCTGGCTGCGTACCCCGGTCGACGTCAACTCCCTGGTGCCGCAGCTATGGCCGCGGCACGTGGCGCGCGGCCCGGCCGGCGCGCTGACCGTGGCCGGCCTCGACGTCCGTGACCTGGCCGCCGAGTTCGGCACCCCGGCGTACCTGCTGGACGAGGACGACCTGCGCGAGCGCTGCCGCGAGTTCCGGGCCGCTTTCCCGGACGCGGACGTCTACTACGCCGGCAAGGCGTTCCTCTGCCGCGCCGTGGTCCGGATGATCGCCGAGGAGGGCATGTTCCTCGACGTCTGCACCGGCGGCGAGCTGGCCACCGCGCTGTCCGCCGGGATGCCCCCGGAGCGGATCGGCTTCCACGGCAACAACAAGTCGGTGGCCGAGCTGACCCGGGCGGTGGACGCCGGGGTCGGGCGGATCATCGTGGACTCGTCCACCGAGATCGACCGGCTCACCGCGCTGGCCCGGGAGCGGGGCGTCCGCCCCCGGGTGCTGCTGCGGGTCACCGTCGGCGTGGAGGCGCACACCCACGAGTTCATCGCCACCGCGCACGAGGACCAGAAGTTCGGCTTCTCGCTGGCCGGCGGCGCGGCGGCCGCGGCGGCGTTCCGGATCCTCGACGAGGACGCGCTGGAGCTGCGCGGGCTGCACTCGCACATCGGCTCGCAGATCTTCGACGCCAGCGGCTTCGAGGTCTCCGCCCGCCGGGTGCTCGCCCTGCAGGCGCAGATCCGCGACGCCCGCGGCGTGGAGCTGCCCGAGCTGGACCTGGGCGGCGGCTTCGGCATCGCGTACACCACCCAGGACGACCCGGCCTCGCCGCACGACCTGGCCAAGCGGCTCCGCAAGATCGTCGACGGGGAGTGCGCGGCGGAGAACCTGGCCGTGCCGCACCTGTCCGTCGAGCCCGGCCGGGCGATCGTCGGCCCGGCCGTGCTCACGCTCTACCAGGTCGGGACCGTGAAGGAGCTGGACGGCCTGCGGACGTACGTCAGCGTCGACGGCGGGATGAGCGACAACATCCGCACCGCCCTCTACGACGCGTCCTACTCGGCCACGGTGGCCAACCGGGCGTCGGACGCGGAGCCGATGCTGGCCCGCGTGGTGGGAAAGCACTGTGAGTCCGGGGACATCGTGGTGAAGGATGAATTCCTGCCCGCCGACGTGCAGCCCGGAGATCTTGTCGCGGTGCCCGGCACCGGCGCCTACTGCCGGAGCATGGCCAGCAACTACAACCATGTGCCGCGCCCACCGGTCGTCGCCGTACGTGACGGCTCGGCCCGGGTGATCGTTCGTCGGGAGACGGAAGACGACCTGCTCGCATTGGATGTGGGATGA
- the ligD gene encoding non-homologous end-joining DNA ligase → MGAADETRDGVSLTNLDQPLFDSAGATKRDLVDYLDAVHGRILPELRDRPLSVLRVRPGQEPFMQKNLPKYTPDWVRRTEVWAEASHRRISYALCDDRRTLLWFANQRAVEYHAPLARAGQAEHPTHLVLDLDPPEGDSFGAAVRVALLVRQALTDAGLAGAVKTSGAKGLHVIVPVASSTTAEEAAAATRALAARAERLDPALATTAFIVADRGGRVFVDSTRAYGATVVAAYSPRIRPGTPVSYPVGWADLESATPADFTVRTVPALLGERDPWAEALPDPQPLPAELVEEGRGIPVARVQAMHEGKRRAKARREAG, encoded by the coding sequence ATGGGCGCCGCTGACGAGACCCGCGACGGGGTGTCGCTGACCAACCTGGACCAGCCGCTGTTCGACTCCGCCGGCGCGACCAAACGCGACCTGGTCGACTACCTCGACGCGGTGCACGGTCGGATCCTGCCGGAGCTGCGCGACCGGCCGCTGTCGGTGCTGCGGGTCCGGCCCGGCCAGGAGCCGTTCATGCAGAAGAACCTGCCGAAGTACACGCCGGACTGGGTGCGCCGCACCGAGGTCTGGGCGGAGGCGTCGCACCGGCGCATCTCGTACGCGCTCTGCGACGACCGGCGCACGCTGCTCTGGTTCGCCAACCAGCGGGCGGTGGAATACCACGCCCCGCTGGCCCGCGCCGGGCAGGCCGAGCACCCGACCCACCTGGTGCTCGACCTGGACCCGCCGGAGGGCGACTCGTTCGGCGCGGCGGTGCGGGTCGCGCTGCTGGTGCGGCAGGCGCTCACCGACGCCGGGCTGGCCGGTGCGGTGAAGACCAGCGGGGCGAAGGGGCTGCACGTGATCGTGCCGGTGGCGTCGTCGACCACGGCCGAGGAGGCCGCCGCCGCGACCCGGGCGCTCGCGGCCCGCGCCGAACGGCTCGACCCGGCGCTGGCCACCACCGCGTTCATCGTGGCCGACCGGGGCGGCCGGGTCTTCGTCGACTCCACCCGCGCCTACGGGGCGACCGTGGTGGCCGCGTACAGCCCCCGGATCCGGCCCGGCACGCCGGTGTCGTACCCGGTCGGCTGGGCCGACCTGGAGTCGGCGACCCCGGCCGACTTCACCGTGCGGACCGTGCCCGCGCTGCTGGGGGAGCGGGACCCGTGGGCGGAGGCGCTGCCCGATCCGCAGCCGCTGCCGGCCGAGCTGGTCGAGGAGGGGCGCGGCATCCCGGTGGCCCGGGTGCAGGCGATGCACGAGGGCAAGCGGCGGGCGAAGGCGCGCCGCGAGGCCGGCTGA
- a CDS encoding winged helix-turn-helix domain-containing protein: MGVALRDAGRSVTSWCRRHTIGGDGAVAAVRRGLRQGEPGTLSREQELELIDVLRGVHPDEFGIDEELWTRQSLSTLIERRFALAMDAGVVGAYLRAWGLGPREPRERACGLCVGAVERWVRSEYPAITRAAQEHAAEVYWIGRVRLRGTMPAADVVSAVSSRGRVRFMVTTPSVDPPLPRDFVLRLSGAEERSVHLIVDGSWPRNEWPRRLPRRIALHPLPSCGRTVAAA, translated from the coding sequence GTGGGGGTTGCACTCAGAGACGCAGGGCGGTCGGTGACCAGCTGGTGCCGACGCCACACCATCGGCGGTGACGGAGCGGTGGCAGCCGTCCGTCGCGGACTGCGGCAGGGCGAGCCGGGAACGCTCAGCCGCGAACAGGAACTCGAACTCATCGACGTGCTGCGGGGCGTGCACCCGGACGAGTTCGGCATCGACGAGGAACTCTGGACCCGGCAGAGCCTGAGCACGCTCATCGAGCGCCGGTTCGCGCTGGCCATGGACGCCGGCGTCGTCGGGGCGTACCTCCGGGCCTGGGGGCTCGGGCCGCGCGAGCCGCGCGAGCGGGCCTGCGGCCTGTGCGTCGGCGCGGTCGAGCGGTGGGTGCGCAGTGAGTACCCGGCGATCACGCGGGCGGCGCAGGAGCACGCCGCGGAGGTCTACTGGATCGGCCGGGTGCGGCTGCGCGGCACGATGCCCGCCGCGGACGTGGTCTCGGCGGTCTCCTCCCGGGGGCGGGTGCGGTTCATGGTCACCACGCCCTCGGTGGACCCGCCGCTGCCCCGGGACTTCGTGCTGCGGCTCAGCGGCGCCGAGGAACGCAGCGTGCACCTGATCGTGGACGGCTCCTGGCCGCGCAACGAGTGGCCCCGCCGGCTGCCCCGCCGCATCGCGCTGCACCCGCTGCCGAGCTGCGGTCGTACCGTCGCCGCCGCCTGA
- a CDS encoding DUF305 domain-containing protein, giving the protein MTAPVTTDSEFDDDAPAADQGGRPAARRYGLLALAAAVVVGLLLGYAGGLLTPTLTRPGDTSAEAGFARDMTAHHNQAVAMGLLAFRQGQDPEVRQVGVDIATGQQGEIGTMQTWLRSWKLDPTGEQAPMAWMSDGAGLVKDGLMPGMATPEEMAKLKAASGREFDVLFLQMMIRHHLGGVHMIDGILAEGHDDDVLAVAQVMKNTQQNDLANLNAALKRLGGTP; this is encoded by the coding sequence ATGACCGCTCCGGTGACCACCGACAGCGAGTTCGACGACGACGCGCCGGCCGCCGACCAGGGCGGCCGGCCGGCGGCGCGCCGCTACGGCCTGCTGGCCCTGGCCGCCGCCGTCGTGGTGGGGCTCCTCCTCGGGTACGCCGGCGGCCTGCTCACCCCGACGCTGACCCGCCCGGGTGACACCTCGGCCGAGGCCGGTTTCGCCCGGGACATGACCGCCCACCACAACCAGGCGGTGGCCATGGGGCTGCTGGCGTTCCGCCAGGGCCAGGACCCGGAGGTCCGGCAGGTCGGCGTGGACATCGCCACCGGGCAGCAGGGTGAGATCGGCACCATGCAGACCTGGCTGCGCTCCTGGAAGCTGGACCCGACCGGCGAGCAGGCCCCGATGGCGTGGATGTCGGACGGCGCCGGGCTGGTGAAGGACGGCCTGATGCCGGGCATGGCCACCCCGGAGGAGATGGCGAAGCTCAAGGCGGCGAGCGGTCGCGAGTTCGACGTGCTGTTCCTCCAGATGATGATCCGGCACCACCTCGGCGGGGTGCACATGATCGACGGGATCCTGGCCGAAGGGCACGACGACGACGTGCTGGCGGTCGCCCAGGTCATGAAGAACACCCAGCAGAACGACCTGGCCAACCTGAACGCGGCGCTGAAGCGCCTGGGTGGCACGCCCTGA
- a CDS encoding winged helix-turn-helix transcriptional regulator — MTSQDDRCGSGPADGARACTVREALDRVGGKWSIGILIAASTGPVRFTELERRVEGISRRMLTLTLRNLERDGLLVRHVHATVPPKVEYTATPMARELYESLVALTRWAERHRDAISGARAAYDREHPVAKPTQSV; from the coding sequence GTGACGTCGCAGGACGACCGGTGCGGGTCCGGCCCGGCGGACGGGGCGCGGGCCTGCACGGTGCGGGAGGCGCTGGACCGGGTCGGCGGCAAGTGGAGCATCGGCATCCTGATCGCCGCCTCGACCGGTCCGGTCCGTTTCACCGAGCTGGAGCGGCGGGTGGAGGGGATCAGCCGGCGGATGCTCACCCTGACCCTGCGCAACCTGGAGCGCGACGGCCTGCTGGTCCGGCACGTGCACGCCACCGTGCCGCCGAAGGTCGAGTACACCGCCACCCCGATGGCGCGGGAGCTGTACGAGTCGCTGGTCGCGCTCACCCGCTGGGCGGAACGGCACCGCGACGCGATCAGCGGGGCCCGGGCGGCGTACGACCGGGAGCATCCTGTGGCGAAGCCCACGCAATCCGTCTGA
- the argS gene encoding arginine--tRNA ligase: MTPAELAEVVLAAAHAVFDERGLDRAALPAQTTVERPRNPDHGDYASTLALQLSKKVGVPPRELATALAEQLGRAPGIKSVEIAGPGFLNIRLDAAAAGQLARVIVEAGPAYGRSDTLAGQRINLEFVSANPTGPVHIGGVRWAAVGDALSRLLRATGADVGTEYYFNDAGSQIDRFARSLLAAAKGEAAPEDGYGGAYIAEIAAEVIKARPDVLDLPDDAAQEVFRVEGVQLMFAEIKSSLRDFGVEFDTYFNEKDLHDRGELDQALERLREQGHLYESDGATWLRTTDFGDDKDRVLRKSNGEWTYFAADCAYYLDKRERGFERVVIMLGADHHGYIGRMKAMSACFGDDPARNLEILIGQLVNLVRDGAPVRMSKRAGTVVTLEDLVDAIGVDASRYALARYSSDSPIDIDVELWTRATRDNPVYYVQYVAARTASVNRNAAEVGLTRGDAADFHAELLDHEKENELLKALAAFPSVVAAAAELRAPHRLSHYLEDLAQAYHRFYDNCRILPRGDEKVTDLHRARLWLNDATRVVIANGLRLLGVSAPERM; the protein is encoded by the coding sequence GTGACTCCCGCAGAACTCGCCGAGGTCGTCCTCGCCGCAGCCCACGCCGTCTTCGACGAGCGGGGTCTGGACCGCGCCGCGCTGCCCGCGCAGACCACCGTCGAGCGACCCCGTAACCCCGATCACGGTGACTACGCCTCCACGCTGGCGCTGCAGCTCAGCAAGAAGGTCGGGGTGCCCCCGCGGGAGCTGGCCACCGCGCTGGCCGAGCAGCTCGGCCGGGCGCCGGGGATCAAGTCGGTGGAGATCGCCGGCCCCGGCTTCCTGAACATCCGGCTGGACGCGGCCGCCGCCGGGCAGCTCGCCAGGGTCATCGTCGAGGCCGGCCCGGCGTACGGGCGCAGCGACACCCTGGCCGGGCAGCGGATCAACCTCGAGTTCGTCTCGGCGAACCCGACCGGCCCGGTGCACATCGGCGGCGTCCGCTGGGCGGCCGTCGGCGACGCGCTCAGCCGGCTGCTGCGCGCCACCGGGGCCGACGTGGGCACGGAATACTACTTCAACGACGCCGGGTCCCAGATCGACCGGTTCGCCCGCTCGCTGCTGGCCGCCGCGAAGGGCGAGGCCGCCCCGGAGGACGGCTACGGCGGCGCCTACATCGCGGAGATCGCCGCCGAGGTGATCAAGGCCCGGCCGGACGTGCTGGACCTGCCCGACGACGCCGCCCAGGAGGTGTTCCGGGTCGAGGGCGTCCAGCTCATGTTCGCCGAGATCAAGTCCTCGCTGCGCGACTTCGGCGTCGAGTTCGACACCTACTTCAACGAGAAGGACCTGCACGACCGGGGCGAGCTGGACCAGGCGCTGGAGCGGCTGCGCGAGCAGGGCCACCTCTACGAGTCCGACGGGGCGACCTGGCTGCGCACCACCGACTTCGGCGACGACAAGGACCGGGTGCTGCGCAAGTCCAACGGCGAGTGGACCTACTTCGCCGCCGACTGCGCCTACTACCTGGACAAGCGGGAGCGCGGCTTCGAGCGGGTCGTGATCATGCTGGGCGCCGACCACCACGGCTACATCGGCCGGATGAAGGCGATGTCCGCCTGCTTCGGCGACGACCCGGCCCGCAACCTGGAGATCCTCATCGGCCAGCTCGTCAACCTGGTCCGCGACGGCGCCCCGGTGCGGATGAGCAAGCGGGCCGGCACCGTGGTCACCCTGGAGGACCTGGTCGACGCGATCGGCGTGGACGCCTCCCGCTACGCGCTGGCCCGCTACTCCAGCGACTCGCCGATCGACATCGACGTGGAGCTGTGGACCCGGGCCACCCGCGACAACCCGGTCTACTACGTGCAATACGTCGCGGCCCGCACCGCCAGCGTCAACCGCAACGCCGCCGAGGTGGGGCTGACCCGGGGCGACGCCGCCGACTTCCACGCCGAGCTGCTCGACCACGAGAAGGAGAACGAGCTGCTCAAGGCGCTGGCCGCGTTCCCGTCCGTGGTGGCCGCCGCGGCCGAGCTGCGGGCCCCGCACCGGCTCTCCCACTATCTGGAGGACCTGGCGCAGGCCTACCACCGGTTCTACGACAACTGCCGGATCCTGCCGCGCGGCGACGAGAAGGTCACCGACCTGCACCGGGCCCGGCTCTGGCTCAACGACGCCACCCGGGTGGTCATCGCCAACGGCCTGCGCCTGCTCGGCGTCTCCGCGCCGGAGCGGATGTAA
- a CDS encoding DUF3105 domain-containing protein, with amino-acid sequence MSISTPGGPERRPTVVSTGKKPAAGRPAAGDKPAAKAGAGKPGAGKGGPRPGAGGKGRKPVTPVKVSQGRSWGPIALFAAVGVLAVAIIGIGAWSVYQGAQPWQKRADAINGIVDLRKKDKDLLKGGQHQPGTLKYEQSPPVGGPHNQAWQNCMGDVYDAPIANEHAVHSLEHGTVWITYRPDLPADQVAKLKSKVQGKEKLMLSPYEGLDKPISLQAWGFQLKVDNADDGRIDDFIKTLRVNASIEGPNALCDQGITATGTTPRDNVQQNMPEQPTQ; translated from the coding sequence ATGAGCATCAGCACCCCGGGCGGCCCGGAACGCCGTCCCACCGTGGTCAGCACCGGCAAGAAGCCGGCCGCCGGCCGACCCGCGGCCGGCGACAAGCCCGCCGCCAAGGCCGGTGCGGGCAAGCCGGGCGCCGGCAAGGGCGGGCCACGGCCGGGCGCCGGGGGCAAGGGCCGCAAGCCGGTGACCCCGGTGAAGGTGAGCCAGGGTCGCTCGTGGGGTCCGATCGCGCTCTTCGCCGCGGTCGGCGTGCTCGCCGTCGCCATCATCGGCATCGGCGCCTGGTCGGTCTACCAGGGCGCCCAGCCGTGGCAGAAGCGGGCCGACGCGATCAACGGCATCGTCGACCTCCGCAAGAAGGACAAGGACCTGCTCAAGGGCGGCCAGCACCAGCCGGGCACGCTCAAGTACGAGCAGTCCCCGCCGGTCGGCGGCCCGCACAACCAGGCCTGGCAGAACTGCATGGGTGACGTCTACGACGCCCCGATCGCCAACGAGCACGCGGTGCACAGCCTGGAGCACGGCACGGTCTGGATCACCTACCGCCCGGACCTGCCCGCCGACCAGGTGGCGAAGCTCAAGAGCAAGGTGCAGGGCAAGGAGAAGCTGATGCTCAGCCCGTACGAGGGGCTGGACAAGCCGATCTCGCTGCAGGCCTGGGGCTTCCAGCTCAAGGTCGACAACGCCGACGACGGCCGGATCGACGACTTCATCAAGACGCTGCGGGTGAACGCCTCGATCGAGGGCCCGAACGCGCTCTGCGACCAGGGCATCACCGCCACCGGCACCACCCCGCGGGACAACGTGCAGCAGAACATGCCCGAGCAGCCCACCCAGTGA
- the thrC gene encoding threonine synthase, with protein sequence MWRGLIEAYRDRLPITEATPVVTLHEGNTPLLPAPVLSARVGADVWLKVEGANPTGSFKDRGMTVAVSKAVEAGDKAIICASTGNTSASAAAYAARAGITCAVLVPQGKIALGKLAQALVHGAKLLQVQGNFDDCLALAGKLAQDFPVGLVNSVNVYRLHGQKTAAFEIVEALGDAPDIHCLPVGNAGNISAYWMGYSEDLHAGNATRAPRMYGFQAAGAAPIVTGRMVPEPSTIATAIRIGNPASWTKAVDARDASDGLISAVTDREILSAYRLLAREVGVFVELGSAASVAGLLQQADAGRVPAGSRVVCTVTGHGLKDPEWAISTAPAPLTVANDPIAAARALDLA encoded by the coding sequence ATGTGGCGAGGGTTGATCGAGGCGTACCGGGACCGGCTGCCGATCACCGAGGCCACTCCCGTCGTGACCCTGCACGAGGGGAACACGCCGCTGCTGCCGGCGCCGGTGCTCTCCGCCCGGGTCGGCGCCGACGTGTGGCTCAAGGTCGAGGGCGCGAACCCGACCGGATCCTTCAAGGACCGGGGCATGACCGTCGCGGTCTCCAAGGCCGTCGAGGCCGGCGACAAGGCGATCATCTGCGCCTCCACCGGCAACACCAGCGCGTCGGCCGCCGCGTACGCGGCCCGCGCCGGGATCACCTGCGCGGTGCTGGTGCCGCAGGGCAAGATCGCGCTGGGCAAGCTGGCCCAGGCGTTGGTGCACGGCGCGAAGCTGCTCCAGGTGCAGGGCAACTTCGACGACTGCCTGGCGCTGGCCGGCAAGCTCGCCCAGGACTTCCCGGTCGGGCTGGTCAACTCCGTCAACGTCTACCGGCTGCACGGGCAGAAGACCGCCGCCTTCGAGATCGTCGAGGCACTCGGCGACGCGCCCGACATCCACTGCCTGCCGGTCGGCAACGCCGGCAACATCTCCGCCTACTGGATGGGCTACTCGGAGGACCTGCACGCCGGCAACGCCACCCGGGCGCCCCGGATGTACGGCTTCCAGGCGGCCGGCGCGGCCCCGATCGTCACCGGCCGGATGGTGCCCGAGCCGTCGACCATCGCCACCGCCATCCGGATCGGCAACCCGGCGAGCTGGACCAAGGCCGTCGACGCGCGGGACGCCTCGGACGGGCTGATCTCCGCGGTCACCGACCGGGAGATCCTGTCGGCCTACCGGCTGCTGGCCCGCGAGGTGGGGGTCTTCGTCGAGTTGGGCAGCGCGGCCAGCGTGGCCGGTCTGCTCCAGCAGGCCGACGCCGGTCGGGTGCCGGCCGGGTCGCGGGTGGTCTGCACGGTCACCGGGCACGGCCTGAAGGACCCGGAGTGGGCCATCTCGACCGCTCCCGCGCCGCTGACCGTGGCGAACGACCCGATCGCCGCCGCCCGCGCCCTCGACCTGGCCTGA
- a CDS encoding homoserine dehydrogenase has translation MTSPVRLALLGCGTVGGDVVRLLHEQSADLAARIGAPLEIAGIAVRRLGRDRGDLPVDPALFTTDPLGLIKRDDVDVVVEVVGGIEPARGWLVEALRAGKSVVTANKALLAEDGATLHDAAAEGGADLYYEASVAGAIPLLRPLRESLHGDRITRVTGIVNGTTNFILSAMDATGAGFAEALEEATELGYAEADPTADVEGFDAAAKAAILASLAFHTRVTAADVHREGITEVTAADVASAKAMGCTIKLLCIAARGVDAAGGETVNVRVHPAMIPLTHPLARVGDAFNAVFVEADAAGQLMFYGRGAGGAPTASAVLGDVVAVARNRIAGVHAASESAYAGLSVRPMGEALTRYHISLDVADRPGVLAAVAGVFARHEVSIATVRQGPAGGDAELVIVTHVAPDAALAATVRELRGLETVRSVTSVLRVEGDA, from the coding sequence ATGACCTCACCGGTTCGCTTGGCACTTCTCGGCTGCGGCACGGTCGGCGGCGACGTGGTGCGCCTGCTGCACGAGCAGTCGGCCGACCTCGCCGCCCGGATCGGCGCGCCGCTGGAGATCGCCGGCATCGCCGTACGCCGGCTCGGGCGTGACCGCGGCGACCTGCCGGTCGACCCGGCCCTGTTCACCACCGACCCGCTCGGGCTGATCAAGCGGGACGACGTGGACGTGGTGGTGGAGGTCGTCGGCGGCATCGAGCCGGCCCGTGGCTGGCTGGTCGAGGCGTTGCGTGCCGGCAAGAGCGTGGTCACCGCCAACAAGGCGCTGCTCGCCGAGGACGGCGCCACGCTGCACGACGCGGCCGCCGAGGGGGGCGCCGACCTCTACTACGAGGCGAGCGTCGCCGGGGCCATCCCGCTGCTGCGCCCGCTGCGGGAGTCGTTGCACGGCGACCGGATCACCCGGGTCACCGGCATCGTGAACGGCACCACCAACTTCATCCTCTCCGCCATGGACGCGACCGGCGCCGGCTTCGCCGAGGCGCTGGAGGAGGCCACCGAGCTGGGGTACGCGGAGGCCGACCCGACGGCCGACGTGGAGGGCTTCGACGCCGCCGCCAAGGCCGCGATCCTCGCCTCGCTGGCGTTCCACACCCGGGTCACCGCCGCCGACGTGCACCGCGAGGGCATCACCGAGGTGACCGCGGCGGACGTGGCCAGCGCCAAGGCGATGGGTTGCACGATCAAGCTGCTCTGCATCGCCGCCCGGGGCGTCGACGCCGCCGGCGGCGAGACCGTCAACGTCCGGGTGCACCCGGCGATGATCCCACTGACCCATCCGCTGGCCCGGGTGGGTGACGCGTTCAACGCGGTCTTCGTCGAGGCCGACGCGGCCGGGCAGCTCATGTTCTACGGCCGCGGCGCGGGCGGCGCGCCCACCGCCAGCGCGGTCCTCGGCGACGTGGTGGCGGTGGCCCGCAACCGCATCGCCGGGGTACACGCGGCCAGCGAGTCGGCGTACGCGGGCCTCTCGGTGCGGCCGATGGGGGAGGCGCTCACCCGCTACCACATCAGCCTCGACGTGGCCGACCGGCCGGGTGTGCTGGCGGCGGTGGCCGGGGTGTTCGCCCGGCACGAGGTCTCCATCGCCACCGTGCGGCAGGGGCCGGCCGGCGGCGACGCCGAGCTGGTCATCGTCACCCACGTCGCACCGGACGCCGCGCTCGCGGCCACCGTGCGGGAACTGCGCGGGCTGGAGACCGTCCGCTCGGTCACCAGCGTGCTGCGGGTCGAGGGCGACGCGTAA